From one Solanum lycopersicum chromosome 12, SLM_r2.1 genomic stretch:
- the LOC101251957 gene encoding serine/threonine protein phosphatase 2A 55 kDa regulatory subunit B beta isoform isoform X1 has product MKGGVGGEVAEAPAGPPPPLEWKFSQVFGERTAGEEVQEVDIISAIEFDKSGDHLATGDRGGRVVLFERTDTKEQVGSRRELERVDYPVSRHPEFRYKTEFQSHEPEFDYLKSLEIEEKINKIRWCQTANGALFLLSTNDKTIKYWKVQEKKVKKISEMNIDPSKVAGNGSIASSSLCSSPKQCLANGGCGDKAYSSLSNDLSFPPEGIPSLRLPMVTSNETSLLARCRRVYAHAHDYHINSISNNSDGETFISADDLRINLWNLEISNQSFNIVDVKPSNMEDLTEVITSAEFHPTHCNTLAYSSSKGSVRLIDLRQSALCDSHSKLFEEQEAPGSRSFFTEIIASISDIKFAKDGRYILSRDYMTLKLWDINMDSGPVSTFQVHEYLRPKLCDLYENDSIFDKFECCLSGDGSRVATGSYSNLFRVFGCAAGSTEATTLEASKNPMRRQVQTPSRPSRSLGSSLTRVVRRGADNAGVDANGNSFDFTTKLLHLAWHPTENSIACAAANSLYMYYA; this is encoded by the exons ATGAAAGGTGGTGTTGGTGGAGAAGTCGCGGAAGCTCCGGCGGGTCCACCACCGCCGCTAGAGTGGAAATTTTCACAGGTTTTTGGTGAACGTACGGCTGGTGAAGAAGTGCAGGAAG ttgatatcATCTCAGCAATTGAGTTTGATAAATCTGGTGACCATCTTGCCACTGGGGATCGTGGTGGTAGAGTGGTATTGTTTGAAAGAACTGATACCAAGGAG CAGGTTGGTAGTCGACGAGAGTTAGAGAGAGTGGACTATCCAGTTAGTCGGCATCCAGAGTTCCGCTACAAGACAGAATTTCAAAGCCACGAGCCTGAG TTTGATTATTTGAAGAGTTTGGAGATTGAGGAGAAAATCAACAAGATCCGGTGGTGCCAAACAGCAAATGGTGCCCTTTTCCTTCTGTCTACTAATGACAAAACTATTAAGTATTGGAAG GTCCAAGAGAAGAAAGTTAAGAAAATATCTGAAATGAATATTGACCCTTCGAAAGTTGCTGGAAATGGCAGTATAGCCAGTTCGAGTTTATGTTCCAGCCCAAAGCAGTGTCTTGCAAATGGGGGCTGTGGAGATAAAGCTTACAGTTCTTTGAGCAATGATTTGTCATTTCCGCCTGAGGGCATCCCCTCACTCCGTTTGCCCATG GTAACGAGCAACGAGACCAGCCTTCTTGCAAGGTGTAGAAGAGTGTATGCACATGCTCATGACTACCATATTAATTCGATATCAAATAACAG TGATGGTGAAACATTCATATCAGCCGATGATCTTCGAATAAACCTTTGGAACTTGGAAATAAGTAATCAAAGTTTCAATATTGTCGATGTCAAGCCATCAAATATGGAAGATCTTACTG AGGTGATAACATCAGCAGAATTCCATCCTACACATTGTAACACATTAGCTTATAGTAGTTCAAAAGGATCAGTTCGTTTAATAGATTTGCGGCAGTCAGCATTGTGTGACTCACATTCTAAATT GTTTGAGGAACAGGAAGCACCTGGTTCAAGATCTTTTTTCACCGAGATAATCGCTTCAATTTCAGATATAAAATTTGCGAAGGATGGAAGATACATACTTAGTCGTGACTACATGACCCTTAAG CTATGGGACATAAACATGGATTCAGGTCCAGTTTCAACATTCCAGGTTCATGAATATTTAAGACCAAAG CTTTGTGACTTATATGAGAATGATTCCATCTTTGATAAATTTGAGTGTTGCCTTAGTGGTGATGGTTCGCGAGTAGCAACGGGGTCTTATAG CAATCTTTTCCGCGTATTTGGCTGTGCTGCGGGGAGCACTGAAGCAACTACCTTGGAAGCAAGCAAAAATCCTATGAG AAGACAAGTCCAGACTCCTTCAAGGCCATCCAGGTCCTTGGGCAGCAGTTTAACACGTGTTGTCAGGAGAG GAGCTGATAATGCCGGTGTTGATGCAAATGGAAACTCATTTGATTTTACGACAAAACTGCTTCATCTGGCATGGCATCCGACGGAAAATTCCATAGCATGTGCTGCCGCAAACAGCTTGTATATGTATTACGCATAA
- the LOC101251957 gene encoding serine/threonine protein phosphatase 2A 55 kDa regulatory subunit B beta isoform isoform X2 translates to MKGGVGGEVAEAPAGPPPPLEWKFSQVFGERTAGEEVQEVDIISAIEFDKSGDHLATGDRGGRVVLFERTDTKEVGSRRELERVDYPVSRHPEFRYKTEFQSHEPEFDYLKSLEIEEKINKIRWCQTANGALFLLSTNDKTIKYWKVQEKKVKKISEMNIDPSKVAGNGSIASSSLCSSPKQCLANGGCGDKAYSSLSNDLSFPPEGIPSLRLPMVTSNETSLLARCRRVYAHAHDYHINSISNNSDGETFISADDLRINLWNLEISNQSFNIVDVKPSNMEDLTEVITSAEFHPTHCNTLAYSSSKGSVRLIDLRQSALCDSHSKLFEEQEAPGSRSFFTEIIASISDIKFAKDGRYILSRDYMTLKLWDINMDSGPVSTFQVHEYLRPKLCDLYENDSIFDKFECCLSGDGSRVATGSYSNLFRVFGCAAGSTEATTLEASKNPMRRQVQTPSRPSRSLGSSLTRVVRRGADNAGVDANGNSFDFTTKLLHLAWHPTENSIACAAANSLYMYYA, encoded by the exons ATGAAAGGTGGTGTTGGTGGAGAAGTCGCGGAAGCTCCGGCGGGTCCACCACCGCCGCTAGAGTGGAAATTTTCACAGGTTTTTGGTGAACGTACGGCTGGTGAAGAAGTGCAGGAAG ttgatatcATCTCAGCAATTGAGTTTGATAAATCTGGTGACCATCTTGCCACTGGGGATCGTGGTGGTAGAGTGGTATTGTTTGAAAGAACTGATACCAAGGAG GTTGGTAGTCGACGAGAGTTAGAGAGAGTGGACTATCCAGTTAGTCGGCATCCAGAGTTCCGCTACAAGACAGAATTTCAAAGCCACGAGCCTGAG TTTGATTATTTGAAGAGTTTGGAGATTGAGGAGAAAATCAACAAGATCCGGTGGTGCCAAACAGCAAATGGTGCCCTTTTCCTTCTGTCTACTAATGACAAAACTATTAAGTATTGGAAG GTCCAAGAGAAGAAAGTTAAGAAAATATCTGAAATGAATATTGACCCTTCGAAAGTTGCTGGAAATGGCAGTATAGCCAGTTCGAGTTTATGTTCCAGCCCAAAGCAGTGTCTTGCAAATGGGGGCTGTGGAGATAAAGCTTACAGTTCTTTGAGCAATGATTTGTCATTTCCGCCTGAGGGCATCCCCTCACTCCGTTTGCCCATG GTAACGAGCAACGAGACCAGCCTTCTTGCAAGGTGTAGAAGAGTGTATGCACATGCTCATGACTACCATATTAATTCGATATCAAATAACAG TGATGGTGAAACATTCATATCAGCCGATGATCTTCGAATAAACCTTTGGAACTTGGAAATAAGTAATCAAAGTTTCAATATTGTCGATGTCAAGCCATCAAATATGGAAGATCTTACTG AGGTGATAACATCAGCAGAATTCCATCCTACACATTGTAACACATTAGCTTATAGTAGTTCAAAAGGATCAGTTCGTTTAATAGATTTGCGGCAGTCAGCATTGTGTGACTCACATTCTAAATT GTTTGAGGAACAGGAAGCACCTGGTTCAAGATCTTTTTTCACCGAGATAATCGCTTCAATTTCAGATATAAAATTTGCGAAGGATGGAAGATACATACTTAGTCGTGACTACATGACCCTTAAG CTATGGGACATAAACATGGATTCAGGTCCAGTTTCAACATTCCAGGTTCATGAATATTTAAGACCAAAG CTTTGTGACTTATATGAGAATGATTCCATCTTTGATAAATTTGAGTGTTGCCTTAGTGGTGATGGTTCGCGAGTAGCAACGGGGTCTTATAG CAATCTTTTCCGCGTATTTGGCTGTGCTGCGGGGAGCACTGAAGCAACTACCTTGGAAGCAAGCAAAAATCCTATGAG AAGACAAGTCCAGACTCCTTCAAGGCCATCCAGGTCCTTGGGCAGCAGTTTAACACGTGTTGTCAGGAGAG GAGCTGATAATGCCGGTGTTGATGCAAATGGAAACTCATTTGATTTTACGACAAAACTGCTTCATCTGGCATGGCATCCGACGGAAAATTCCATAGCATGTGCTGCCGCAAACAGCTTGTATATGTATTACGCATAA
- the LOC101251957 gene encoding serine/threonine protein phosphatase 2A 55 kDa regulatory subunit B beta isoform isoform X4: MKGGVGGEVAEAPAGPPPPLEWKFSQVFGERTAGEEVQEVDIISAIEFDKSGDHLATGDRGGRVVLFERTDTKEVGSRRELERVDYPVSRHPEFRYKTEFQSHEPEFDYLKSLEIEEKINKIRWCQTANGALFLLSTNDKTIKYWKVQEKKVKKISEMNIDPSKVAGNGSIASSSLCSSPKQCLANGGCGDKAYSSLSNDLSFPPEGIPSLRLPMVTSNETSLLARCRRVYAHAHDYHINSISNNSDGETFISADDLRINLWNLEISNQSFNIVDVKPSNMEDLTEVITSAEFHPTHCNTLAYSSSKGSVRLIDLRQSALCDSHSKLFEEQEAPGSRSFFTEIIASISDIKFAKDGRYILSRDYMTLKLWDINMDSGPVSTFQVHEYLRPKLCDLYENDSIFDKFECCLSGDGSRVATGSYSNLFRVFGCAAGSTEATTLEASKNPMRQVQTPSRPSRSLGSSLTRVVRRGADNAGVDANGNSFDFTTKLLHLAWHPTENSIACAAANSLYMYYA; this comes from the exons ATGAAAGGTGGTGTTGGTGGAGAAGTCGCGGAAGCTCCGGCGGGTCCACCACCGCCGCTAGAGTGGAAATTTTCACAGGTTTTTGGTGAACGTACGGCTGGTGAAGAAGTGCAGGAAG ttgatatcATCTCAGCAATTGAGTTTGATAAATCTGGTGACCATCTTGCCACTGGGGATCGTGGTGGTAGAGTGGTATTGTTTGAAAGAACTGATACCAAGGAG GTTGGTAGTCGACGAGAGTTAGAGAGAGTGGACTATCCAGTTAGTCGGCATCCAGAGTTCCGCTACAAGACAGAATTTCAAAGCCACGAGCCTGAG TTTGATTATTTGAAGAGTTTGGAGATTGAGGAGAAAATCAACAAGATCCGGTGGTGCCAAACAGCAAATGGTGCCCTTTTCCTTCTGTCTACTAATGACAAAACTATTAAGTATTGGAAG GTCCAAGAGAAGAAAGTTAAGAAAATATCTGAAATGAATATTGACCCTTCGAAAGTTGCTGGAAATGGCAGTATAGCCAGTTCGAGTTTATGTTCCAGCCCAAAGCAGTGTCTTGCAAATGGGGGCTGTGGAGATAAAGCTTACAGTTCTTTGAGCAATGATTTGTCATTTCCGCCTGAGGGCATCCCCTCACTCCGTTTGCCCATG GTAACGAGCAACGAGACCAGCCTTCTTGCAAGGTGTAGAAGAGTGTATGCACATGCTCATGACTACCATATTAATTCGATATCAAATAACAG TGATGGTGAAACATTCATATCAGCCGATGATCTTCGAATAAACCTTTGGAACTTGGAAATAAGTAATCAAAGTTTCAATATTGTCGATGTCAAGCCATCAAATATGGAAGATCTTACTG AGGTGATAACATCAGCAGAATTCCATCCTACACATTGTAACACATTAGCTTATAGTAGTTCAAAAGGATCAGTTCGTTTAATAGATTTGCGGCAGTCAGCATTGTGTGACTCACATTCTAAATT GTTTGAGGAACAGGAAGCACCTGGTTCAAGATCTTTTTTCACCGAGATAATCGCTTCAATTTCAGATATAAAATTTGCGAAGGATGGAAGATACATACTTAGTCGTGACTACATGACCCTTAAG CTATGGGACATAAACATGGATTCAGGTCCAGTTTCAACATTCCAGGTTCATGAATATTTAAGACCAAAG CTTTGTGACTTATATGAGAATGATTCCATCTTTGATAAATTTGAGTGTTGCCTTAGTGGTGATGGTTCGCGAGTAGCAACGGGGTCTTATAG CAATCTTTTCCGCGTATTTGGCTGTGCTGCGGGGAGCACTGAAGCAACTACCTTGGAAGCAAGCAAAAATCCTATGAG ACAAGTCCAGACTCCTTCAAGGCCATCCAGGTCCTTGGGCAGCAGTTTAACACGTGTTGTCAGGAGAG GAGCTGATAATGCCGGTGTTGATGCAAATGGAAACTCATTTGATTTTACGACAAAACTGCTTCATCTGGCATGGCATCCGACGGAAAATTCCATAGCATGTGCTGCCGCAAACAGCTTGTATATGTATTACGCATAA
- the LOC101251957 gene encoding serine/threonine protein phosphatase 2A 55 kDa regulatory subunit B beta isoform isoform X3 — protein MKGGVGGEVAEAPAGPPPPLEWKFSQVFGERTAGEEVQEVDIISAIEFDKSGDHLATGDRGGRVVLFERTDTKEQVGSRRELERVDYPVSRHPEFRYKTEFQSHEPEFDYLKSLEIEEKINKIRWCQTANGALFLLSTNDKTIKYWKVQEKKVKKISEMNIDPSKVAGNGSIASSSLCSSPKQCLANGGCGDKAYSSLSNDLSFPPEGIPSLRLPMVTSNETSLLARCRRVYAHAHDYHINSISNNSDGETFISADDLRINLWNLEISNQSFNIVDVKPSNMEDLTEVITSAEFHPTHCNTLAYSSSKGSVRLIDLRQSALCDSHSKLFEEQEAPGSRSFFTEIIASISDIKFAKDGRYILSRDYMTLKLWDINMDSGPVSTFQVHEYLRPKLCDLYENDSIFDKFECCLSGDGSRVATGSYSNLFRVFGCAAGSTEATTLEASKNPMRQVQTPSRPSRSLGSSLTRVVRRGADNAGVDANGNSFDFTTKLLHLAWHPTENSIACAAANSLYMYYA, from the exons ATGAAAGGTGGTGTTGGTGGAGAAGTCGCGGAAGCTCCGGCGGGTCCACCACCGCCGCTAGAGTGGAAATTTTCACAGGTTTTTGGTGAACGTACGGCTGGTGAAGAAGTGCAGGAAG ttgatatcATCTCAGCAATTGAGTTTGATAAATCTGGTGACCATCTTGCCACTGGGGATCGTGGTGGTAGAGTGGTATTGTTTGAAAGAACTGATACCAAGGAG CAGGTTGGTAGTCGACGAGAGTTAGAGAGAGTGGACTATCCAGTTAGTCGGCATCCAGAGTTCCGCTACAAGACAGAATTTCAAAGCCACGAGCCTGAG TTTGATTATTTGAAGAGTTTGGAGATTGAGGAGAAAATCAACAAGATCCGGTGGTGCCAAACAGCAAATGGTGCCCTTTTCCTTCTGTCTACTAATGACAAAACTATTAAGTATTGGAAG GTCCAAGAGAAGAAAGTTAAGAAAATATCTGAAATGAATATTGACCCTTCGAAAGTTGCTGGAAATGGCAGTATAGCCAGTTCGAGTTTATGTTCCAGCCCAAAGCAGTGTCTTGCAAATGGGGGCTGTGGAGATAAAGCTTACAGTTCTTTGAGCAATGATTTGTCATTTCCGCCTGAGGGCATCCCCTCACTCCGTTTGCCCATG GTAACGAGCAACGAGACCAGCCTTCTTGCAAGGTGTAGAAGAGTGTATGCACATGCTCATGACTACCATATTAATTCGATATCAAATAACAG TGATGGTGAAACATTCATATCAGCCGATGATCTTCGAATAAACCTTTGGAACTTGGAAATAAGTAATCAAAGTTTCAATATTGTCGATGTCAAGCCATCAAATATGGAAGATCTTACTG AGGTGATAACATCAGCAGAATTCCATCCTACACATTGTAACACATTAGCTTATAGTAGTTCAAAAGGATCAGTTCGTTTAATAGATTTGCGGCAGTCAGCATTGTGTGACTCACATTCTAAATT GTTTGAGGAACAGGAAGCACCTGGTTCAAGATCTTTTTTCACCGAGATAATCGCTTCAATTTCAGATATAAAATTTGCGAAGGATGGAAGATACATACTTAGTCGTGACTACATGACCCTTAAG CTATGGGACATAAACATGGATTCAGGTCCAGTTTCAACATTCCAGGTTCATGAATATTTAAGACCAAAG CTTTGTGACTTATATGAGAATGATTCCATCTTTGATAAATTTGAGTGTTGCCTTAGTGGTGATGGTTCGCGAGTAGCAACGGGGTCTTATAG CAATCTTTTCCGCGTATTTGGCTGTGCTGCGGGGAGCACTGAAGCAACTACCTTGGAAGCAAGCAAAAATCCTATGAG ACAAGTCCAGACTCCTTCAAGGCCATCCAGGTCCTTGGGCAGCAGTTTAACACGTGTTGTCAGGAGAG GAGCTGATAATGCCGGTGTTGATGCAAATGGAAACTCATTTGATTTTACGACAAAACTGCTTCATCTGGCATGGCATCCGACGGAAAATTCCATAGCATGTGCTGCCGCAAACAGCTTGTATATGTATTACGCATAA